One region of Roseicitreum antarcticum genomic DNA includes:
- a CDS encoding TIGR02300 family protein, which yields MPKEEWGTKRVCPTTGKRFYDLNKSPIRSPYTGEIVELDAAGRKGAAQAAQAAEAERKKAKAAIPDVDDDDLLVDDEADDTEADDDLLEDDDDNSVAFDDLADVAVDDDEN from the coding sequence ATGCCCAAGGAAGAATGGGGTACAAAACGTGTTTGCCCGACCACCGGCAAACGGTTTTACGACCTGAACAAATCGCCCATCCGCAGCCCCTACACGGGTGAGATCGTCGAACTGGACGCCGCCGGCCGCAAAGGCGCCGCACAAGCCGCACAGGCCGCCGAGGCCGAGCGCAAGAAGGCGAAGGCCGCGATCCCGGATGTGGATGACGACGATCTGCTGGTGGATGACGAGGCCGACGATACCGAAGCGGATGACGATCTGCTGGAAGACGACGACGACAACTCGGTCGCCTTCGACGATCTGGCCGATGTCGCGGTGGACGACGACGAGAACTGA
- a CDS encoding M48 family metallopeptidase codes for MPPATSHSALTHLPLPGTPDIRVQLRRSRQARRLSLRVSQLDGRVTLSMPLSLPLAQAQRFLADRADWVRNALGGVAGQVVIRPGAQVMWQGAALQIAEAPLRAPRIDGTMLLVPPDPGHSRTARRVAAFLRMAALEHLTQASDHYAGTLGRGYRQICLRDTRSRWGSCTVDGRLMYSWRLVMAPPAVLAYVAAHEVAHLAEMNHSPRFWAHVGRLMPEYAQHRGWLRQHGRELHRYVFDAPQEGDIGMPRDGVAQDART; via the coding sequence GTGCCGCCCGCCACATCCCATTCCGCCCTGACCCATTTGCCGCTGCCCGGCACGCCCGATATCCGCGTGCAACTGCGCCGGTCGCGGCAGGCGCGGCGGCTGTCGCTGCGCGTGTCGCAGCTGGATGGCCGGGTCACGCTGTCGATGCCGCTGTCCCTGCCTCTGGCACAGGCGCAGCGCTTTCTGGCCGACCGGGCCGATTGGGTGCGCAACGCGCTTGGCGGTGTGGCCGGACAGGTCGTCATCCGTCCCGGCGCGCAGGTCATGTGGCAGGGCGCGGCGTTGCAGATTGCTGAGGCGCCGCTGCGCGCCCCGCGCATTGACGGCACGATGCTTCTTGTCCCGCCGGACCCCGGCCACAGCCGCACCGCCCGGCGCGTCGCGGCCTTCCTGCGCATGGCGGCGCTGGAACATCTGACCCAGGCGAGCGACCATTACGCCGGTACGCTGGGGCGCGGCTACAGGCAGATCTGCCTGCGCGACACACGCTCGCGCTGGGGGTCTTGTACCGTGGACGGGCGGCTGATGTATTCTTGGCGGCTGGTCATGGCCCCGCCCGCCGTGCTGGCCTATGTCGCGGCGCACGAGGTCGCGCATCTGGCCGAGATGAACCATTCCCCCCGTTTCTGGGCGCATGTGGGCCGCCTGATGCCCGAATATGCGCAACATCGCGGCTGGCTGCGCCAGCATGGGCGGGAATTGCACCGCTATGTTTTCGATGCGCCGCAAGAGGGCGACATCGGGATGCCCCGGGATGGAGTCGCGCAGGATGCGCGCACTTAA
- a CDS encoding GntR family transcriptional regulator has protein sequence MLTPPPRSTRPNDPVLPGIAHDRVYRILRAQVMHGELAPGQPLTLRGIGRTFGVSMTPAREAVRRLVAEGALSISSSGRVATPELSQDRIEELASIRALLEPEMASRALPRAHLALIERMEVINTAITDAVTRQDAVTYIRTNLEFHRTLYLRAQSPAMLAMVETVWLQLGPTMRALYGKLRRNTPPPHHRMILAALKAGDDAALRLALRTDVTQGLRHLVG, from the coding sequence ATGTTGACCCCGCCCCCCCGCAGCACGCGCCCCAATGACCCGGTTTTGCCCGGCATCGCCCATGACCGGGTTTACCGCATCTTGCGCGCGCAGGTGATGCACGGAGAGCTTGCGCCCGGCCAGCCGCTGACCCTGCGCGGCATCGGCCGTACCTTTGGCGTCAGCATGACGCCCGCGCGCGAGGCGGTGCGCCGGTTGGTGGCCGAAGGCGCGCTCAGCATCTCTTCCTCCGGGCGTGTCGCCACGCCCGAACTCAGCCAGGACCGGATCGAGGAACTGGCCTCGATCCGTGCCCTGCTGGAGCCAGAGATGGCCAGCCGCGCGCTTCCCCGCGCCCATCTGGCCCTGATCGAGCGGATGGAGGTCATCAACACCGCCATTACCGACGCCGTCACGCGCCAGGATGCCGTCACCTATATCCGCACCAACCTGGAGTTTCACCGCACGCTCTACCTGCGTGCGCAAAGCCCCGCGATGCTGGCCATGGTAGAGACAGTCTGGCTGCAACTGGGGCCGACGATGCGCGCGCTGTATGGCAAGCTGCGCCGCAACACGCCCCCGCCGCATCACCGCATGATTCTGGCGGCGCTGAAGGCGGGTGACGATGCGGCCCTGCGGCTGGCGCTGCGCACCGATGTAACCCAGGGCCTGCGTCATCTGGTCGGCTGA